The following is a genomic window from Bacillus sp. FJAT-52991.
ACCAATCAAACGATTGATAGCCGTTTTCTTATTTTATAAACCACATTTTAGTTGGGCACCGCAATTTGTACATGTATTACAGCCGCCCATTTCTTCTACTGTTCCTTTGCGACAAACGGGACAAGTGTTGCCTACTTCACTACCGATCGTCACATTGGTTGAACGAATTTCTTGAATCGTATCCACAAGAACAACGTGGTTTTCATGTTCTTTTGTTTTCGCTTCCGTTTCCTCAAAAACATTTTCTTCTGCTTTTAGTGTAAGCACTTGGGAATCACGGCTTCCATCTACATAAACCGTACCACCCTTTGCTCCGCCTTTATAAAGGCGCTCATACACTTGTTCTACTTGTTCCACCGTGTACCCGCGTGGTGCGTTCACCGTTTTAGAGATCGAACTATCGATCCAACGCTGAATCACGCATTGCACATCCGCATGTGCATCAGGAGACAAGCTCATCGCCGTCACAAACCACTCAGGCAACTGATCTGGATTTGCTTCTGGATGACGATCTAAATACTCCTTCACAATATCCGCTTTCACTTCAATAAACTTACCTAAGCGGCCGCTTCGATAGTAAGTGAATGAGAAATATGGTTCTAAACCTGTTGATACACCGACCATTGTTCCAGTGCTTCCCGTTGGAGCAACAGTCAATAAGTGCGAATTGCGGATTCCGTGTTCAAGAATCGCTTCACGCACATCTTCAGGCATTTTTTTCATATAACCTGTTTCAATAAAAGCTTGTCTTAGACGATTGCTTTCTTCTTCTGTTTCCCCTTGAAGGAATGGGAAACTGCCTTTTTCTTTCGCTAATTCAACGGATTCTTTATAGGCAGTAACAGCTATTACTTCGAATACTTGGTCGACTAGCTCATTACCTTCTGGTGAACCGTATTCTTTTTCACAGTAGATCAATAGATCCGCAAGTCCCATTACTCCTAGGCCAACACGACGTTCGCCTAATGCTTGCTTTTTATTCTCTTCAAGGAAGTATGGTGTCGCATCAATCACATTATCCTGCATGCGAACGCCCACAGCTACCGTTTGCTTTAGCTTTTCAAAGTTCACCGTTTTTGTTTCTTTATCTGCCATCTCTGCTAAGTTCACAGCAGCTAAATTACAGACAGAAAATGGTGCAAGTGGTTGTTCTCCACATGGATTTGTCGCAACAACTTGTTGGCCGTAAGCTTTCGCATTCGTCATTTCATTCGCATTATCGATAAAGAAAATGCCTGGTTCAGCCGAGTATGTTGCACAAATATTAATCAAGTTCCAAAGTTCACGTGCACGGATCTTTCGGTAAGTTCGCACGGCATGACCTTGTTTTTTCCACTCGCGCACATCGCCAACTTTATGCCAGTTTTCATTGTAATATTGCATTTCTTCTTTACTGTATGTTTCAACAGCTGGGAAGCGCAATTCATACTCCGCATCTTTTTCCACTGCCTCCATAAAATCATTCGTTAGGCAAATAGAAATGTTGGCTCCTGTTAAAAATTCTGGATGATGTACGGTATATGTTCCGCCTGTACGCAATTTTTCTTCGGCATCTGAGAAAATCTCAGGGCTGAAGCCACCGTAACCAGGAATGTTTTTGTAATTAACCACTCCTTGATACATAGCTTCTTCACGTTCAGACAATGGCTTAAAGTTCAGCTTCTCTTGCGCTGCTTTTTTAATTTGTTCATCTTCTGTATTTTCAATCAAGAAGCGTAAAATACGCGGGTTTTGCATTTTTGAAATAATGAATTCAACAATATCAGGGTGCCACAATTGTACCGTCCTTTTCAGGATACTTTAACTCTGCTTATGCAGACGGAATAGACTATATCATCACCCTCAGCTTTATCTGTTAGGGGCCGGGCGCTTCGGAAAAAAATATTTTCCTACTCTACTTCCATTCCATTCGAATGTTTTCGATAGTCGTTGAACCTTCACCTATACGGCGCTTGGCTGCAGATTGTCCAATGCAATTAATTTTTTAGCATTCACGCTCACCGTTTCCAGTCACGTTGTAGCTTAATTGCCTCTCAGGATTTCCCTGCAATTCACCCGGTTTTCTAATCGTTCATTCTCTGAACGACGCGGACTAGCATTTTTATAAATTGTTCTTCTTTTCCGTATGTTTTTTCATGACAAGTTTTACATAAAGTAATACCATTGGAGACCTCAAATTTTAATTCGGGATATGTTTTCTTAGGGTAAATATGATGAGCTGCGATATCTCTTGATTGTGAATAGCACCCCGGCATTTTACATCTATACCCATCCCTTTTATATACCTTTAATCTCCATTCTTTATATGCAGCAGAATTGGTTATGTCTTCTGTAATAACTCTGTTGTCTTTTAGAAAGCTTCTAAAACACGTTTGGTTGCAAAAATTTCTCTCTGATTTGTGAAATGCCGACAATACGATTTCAAATTCTTTATGACAATACGTACAAGAGGTGTTAATTCTTTTTTTAACTCGTGACTTTTTAATTTTTAACAATGAACTTTCTTTGTGTTTCGCTCCTCTTCTAGGAGCACCCTTATCAATTTCATTGTGTCCTCTTAATTCCCAACCGAAATAAAGGATACGACTTAAGATAGTGCTATAACTAACTCCTAGTTCACTTGCAATTACCGTATATCCTTTCTCGAGCTTCACATACTGGTTGTATAACCATTCTCTATTGTCATAAAGTTCATTTCCAACTTTAAAAGGTTTTTTTCGTATACCGTATCGTCTTAATTTCCCTTTAACCTGATCTCTTGAACAACCAACATTTTTAGCAATTGCTTCCGCAGATAACCCTTCAACTACATATTTTTGGTATAAATATTCTTTTGTAAACTTCATGATCCTCCCCCAAAAAGAACATTTGTTCCTAATTGGAGGATAACGGAAAAACAAACAACTTTCAACTTTTTTAATCCGCCAACATAATCATCTGTGCTCCACGCTTTTTTGTTACTCTCTCTTTTTGAGAGGGCCAGGTCATTTCTGCCCAGCTCTCATGCTTTCACATGAGATCAGACTATATCATCAAAGAAGAAAATTTAAGCTCTTCTTTGTCTTGCGCCCCATAGTGACGTTGCCGTTTACTATGGTTTACTCCTTCCTTAGCTCTCACTTTACTCACCAGCCAGTCAGTTGATTTTCACCTAAAAACCTTAGGAAGTTTCAATAGTCGTTGAACGTTGACCTTTGTTTCCAAAGACCCTTCGCTGCTGATTGCCCAATCCTTATTTTTTTCAAACCTTCACGCTCATCGTTTCCAATCACGTTGTGGTAAATAAGGTTCTTAGGGGTTCCCAGCAATTCGCAAGATTTTACTCCCGCCGTTTGGAGACTGTTTAACGGGACCCACCTTGCTCCACAAGATGTGTGAGCTTAGCGATATCATCTAGCCAAGAGACTGATCCGGAAGATTTTCCGTTGACTCCTTTAGCTAACGTGTTGCGCGGACGCAGTGTTGAACCGTTTGTTCCCACTCCGCCACCGCGGCTCATGATTTCCATCACTTGCTTGCGGTGCTCTGAAATGCCTTCGCGTGAATCTTGTACAAACGGCATCACGTAACAGTTAAAATATGTCACGTCTGTAGCAGCACCTGCTCCATATAGAACTCGTCCGGCCGGAATGAAGTTCAATTGAACAAGTTCTTGATAAAACTTCTCAAACCATTCTTTCCGCTTTTCTTCTGTTTTTTCAACGGAGGCAAGACCTGTCGCATTACGTTTTGCAATTTGCTCGTAGAAAATTTCTAGCGGCTTTTCAATCACATCAAGGGAACGGCAAATGATACCCGTTTCTTGTTCTTGTGGATCATCTAGTGCACTGCGGAATTCCTCATCGACTAACACTTCTGCTTTCTTGTCCTGCCAGTCAATGCTCACAATGAACCCAACACCTCGAGCGGGAAATTTCGGATCTTCTTTAACAGTTAATACAACGAAATCGCCTTCTGTTAAGGTCACCTTTTCTGTGTCTTTAAATGAATAGCGGTCGATCATCACAAGGCGTGAAACCCCTTTATGCGTGACTTTCATTTCAGGGGTGACAGGATGAACCTGAGGGAAAACGCTAATGTCTTTATTCAGCCTATCAATGTTGATGGACATATTCTTTGCAGACGTAACAGACATATCGACAACTCCTTTTTATACAATTTTTCTTGGTAGTTCTTACATTCTATACCCATATATTTTGATAAAAAAACTAGAACAAACACAATATATTGTGTTTGTTCTATTGTTTACATTACTACATATTGAGTTAAAATCATTTTTTTGTCAAGCTACTAAACTGCTGTATTTGCCGGAAAAAGAGAGATTTCATCAGAAAAACAAATGCTAATCCGGCTAAAAGAATAATTTTCAAGGTTGCATAAAAACAAAAATATTCTTTCTCACATAAACATAGGGACGAACGATAAAATAGCTTATCGTCTAAAGTTCCATTCATCTGACTCATAGCGCTCTTTTGCAATTTTTTCGATATAAGCTGCCTGTTCATCTGACAGTTCAAGCGGCTCTAACTCGATTTCTAGACCATCTTCAAAGCCTTGTTTAAAGGCATCACGAGCCATGTCTAATGTAATTCTTTTAGGGCTAATGTGATTGATCGCTACCGCTTTATTTTTAAATGCTTTTTGCATTCTTTCTTTGACGCGTTCGTTTGGGTAGTTAAACAGACTAAATAGCTTTTCTTCATCAAGATCTAACAAGATGGAGCCATGCTGTAAAATCACACCCTTTTGCCTTGTTTGAGCACTTCCGGCAACTTTTCGCCCTTCCACCACAAGCTCATACCAGCTAGGCGCATCAAAACAGACGGAAGACCGCGGATTTTTCAATGCACTTTTCTCCTCTTCCGTTTTAGGCACAGCAAAATATGCCTCTAAACCGAGGTGGTGAAATCCTTTTAAGATCCCTTCTGAAATGACACGATAGGCCTCCGTCACTCCCGTAGGCATGTTTGGATGTTCTTCAGATACAATGACACTGTACGTTAACTCGTGCTCGTGAAGAACGCCTCTGCCCCCTGTTGGACGACGCACAAAACCAAGCCCATGTTTCTTGACCGCTTCCATATTGATTTCTTTTTCTGCTTTTTGAAAATAACCAATCGATAATGCAGCTGGCTCCCAACCATAAAAACGAATCACTGGTGGAATTTCCCCTTGGCTATGCCAATCTAGTAATGCTTCATCCATCGCCATATTATAACTAGCTGAACGATGGCCAGAGTCAATAAACTTCCATACTTCTTTTTTCATGATCTATGCACGCCTTTTTCGTTTGTAAATTCCCTCATACAGTCTATCAAATACCGACTAAAAAACAAAGGCCTATTCAAAAATGAAACCATTGTTTTAATTTCTTTTGATTCTTAATTCAAGCACGTTTATAATAGATAATGGTGCAATTTTACTTGAAAGGGGTGTATACGTTGCTGTATACCATTGTTGCCATTTTAGGCGCCATTATTTTGTACACTTTATATATGTATTTTTCCCAGAAAAAAGCGGTCACACCACTTTCACAGGAAGAGTTCATTAAAGGTTATCGTAAAGCTCAGTTAATTGATGTGCGCGAGTCGAACGAATTTGAAGCGGGCCATATTTTAGGTGCTCGAAATATTCCGGTGAGCCAATTAAAAACACGCATGAAGGAAATCCGTCCTGACAAACCAGTTTATCTTTACTGCCAAAGCGGAATTCGAAGTGGCCGAGCTGCCTTGATATTACATAAAAAAGGCTATCAAGATATTAGCCATCTTGAAGGCGGCTTCAAGAAATGGACTGGAAAAGTAAAGGTCAAATAAAAAACTGCCCACGCGAGGCAGTTTTTTATTATGATTAAGCGTTTTGCAGCGGTCTTTCGTAGCGAAGGATCGGCTTGCGTGCGGCTGTTGTTTCATCTAGACGGCCAACCACTGTCGTATGAGGGGCTTCTTGAACCACTTCTGGATTCTCTTCCGCTTCTTTCGCAATTTGAATCATCGCATCAATAAAGGCATCCAACGTTTCCTTTGACTCTGTTTCCGTTGGCTCAATCATGATGCATTCCTCTACATTTAATGGGAAGTAGGTGGTTGGCGGATGATAACCGAAGTCAAGCAGACGCTTCGCAATATCCAATGTGCGTACACCAAGCTTTTTCTGGCGTTTTCCGCTTAATACAAACTCGTGCTTACAATGACGGTCAAACGGCAGATCAAAATGCTGAGCTAAGCGACGCATCATATAGTTAGCATTTAATACAGCGTATTCCGTTACCGCTTTTAATCCGTCCGGCCCCATAGAACGAATATACGTATACGCTCGAACATTGATACCGAAGTTTCCATAATAAGGCTTCACGCGGCCAATTGCTTGTGGACGATCATAATCGAATCGGTACGTCTCCCCTTCTTTAACAAGCACAGGCTTTGGCAAGAACGGGATTAAATCTGCCTTCACTCCGACAGGGCCTGAACCTGGTCCGCCGCCGCCATGAGGACCCGTAAATGTTTTATGAAGATTTAAATGAACAACATCAAAGCCCATGTCTCCAGGACGAGCCTTCGATAAAACAGCATTTAAATTCGCTCCGTCATAATAGACTTTTCCGCCCACACTATGAATAATTTCAGCCATCTCTAAAATATTTTCTTCAAATAATCCGAGAGTATTAGGATTCGTTAACATTAAAGCAGCTGTCGTTTCATCGACGACACGTTTTAAATCTTCTATATCTACTAACCCGTCATCACCTGATTTAACAGTGATCGTTTCAAATCCAGCCACCGTCGCAGACGCCGGGTTCGTTCCATGAGCAGAATCCGGAACAATCACTTTTGTTCGGTTGAAGTCGCCATTCGCTTCATGGAATGCACGAATCAGCATCAGCCCCGTCCACTCACCTTGCGCTCCTGCCGCTGGCTGCAATGTAACTTCATCCATCCCCGTGATTTCTTTCAAGTGCTCTTGAAGATCATACATTAACTCAAGTGCCCCTTGAACAGTCTCTTCTTGTTGAAGCGGGTGAATATGAGCAAAGCCCTCAAAACGAGCCACATCTTCATTAATTTTCGGATTGTACTTCATCGTACAAGAACCAAGCGGGTAAAACCCTGAATCTACTCCGTGGTTTCTTTTAGATAGCGCTGTATAATGACGCATAATATCAAGCTCTGATACTTCAGGTAGCTCCGGCTCTTCCTCGCGCAAAAAACCAGCAGGTAACAGATTGGATACATCTTGTTCAGGAACATCTAGCTCTGGCAAACTATAGCCAATCCGGCCCGGTTGAGACATTTCAAAAATGAGTAATTGGTCGTTGTTATTCATGAATATCCCCCAATTCTTTCGCAAGTAATTCGATTTCTTCTCTTGTACGCAATTCTGTTACAGCAATCAGCATGCAATTTTTAAGACCTGGATAAGTTAAGCTAAGGTCATATCCGCCAATGATTCCTTTTTCGAATAATCGTTGATTTACTTCTTTAATTGGTTGATGTAAACGAACGACAAACTCGTTAAAAATCGGTGCAGTGAAAACAATCTCTACTCCATGTTGTCTTAATGTTTCCTTCGCAAAATTAGCTTTTTGCAGATTTTGCAGCGCAATGTCTTTGATTCCCTTTTTTCCTAAAGCTGTCATTGCCACACTCGCCGCTAGGGCATTTAACGCCTGATTGGAACAAATATTAGAAGTCGCCTTGTCACGGCGAATATGCTGCTCACGCGCTTGTAATGTTAATACAAACCCTCTACGACCTTCGTCGTCATGTGTTTGACCTACTAGACGCCCAGGCACTTTGCGCATCAGTTTTTTCGTCACAGCAAAATAACCGCAGTGCGGTCCGCCAAAGCTTGCCGGGATACCAAATGGTTGAGCATCACCAATGACAATATCAGCACCAAACTTTCCAGGAGGTGTCAATGCACCAAGTGAAAGTGGGTTAGCAGAGACTACAAATAACGCTTTATGCTGATGAGCGACTTTCTCTACGTCAGGTAAGGATTCAATCGCTCCAAAAAAGTTCGGATATTGAAC
Proteins encoded in this region:
- a CDS encoding rhodanese-like domain-containing protein, which encodes MVQFYLKGVYTLLYTIVAILGAIILYTLYMYFSQKKAVTPLSQEEFIKGYRKAQLIDVRESNEFEAGHILGARNIPVSQLKTRMKEIRPDKPVYLYCQSGIRSGRAALILHKKGYQDISHLEGGFKKWTGKVKVK
- a CDS encoding biotin/lipoate A/B protein ligase family protein — its product is MKKEVWKFIDSGHRSASYNMAMDEALLDWHSQGEIPPVIRFYGWEPAALSIGYFQKAEKEINMEAVKKHGLGFVRRPTGGRGVLHEHELTYSVIVSEEHPNMPTGVTEAYRVISEGILKGFHHLGLEAYFAVPKTEEEKSALKNPRSSVCFDAPSWYELVVEGRKVAGSAQTRQKGVILQHGSILLDLDEEKLFSLFNYPNERVKERMQKAFKNKAVAINHISPKRITLDMARDAFKQGFEDGLEIELEPLELSDEQAAYIEKIAKERYESDEWNFRR
- the gcvPA gene encoding aminomethyl-transferring glycine dehydrogenase subunit GcvPA, with translation MKHRYLPMTEADQKEMLSAIGIKAIDELFEDIPEEVRFQGLYNIKKAKAEPALKKELSTLAAKNAHAKQYTSFLGAGVYDHYAPSIVDHVISRSEFYTAYTPYQPEISQGELQAIFEFQTMICELTGMDVANSSMYDGGTALAEAAMLSAGQTKRKKVLVSETVHPESRDVLKTYAKGQNIEVVEIPHKDGVTDIDQLNALVDDETAAVIVQYPNFFGAIESLPDVEKVAHQHKALFVVSANPLSLGALTPPGKFGADIVIGDAQPFGIPASFGGPHCGYFAVTKKLMRKVPGRLVGQTHDDEGRRGFVLTLQAREQHIRRDKATSNICSNQALNALAASVAMTALGKKGIKDIALQNLQKANFAKETLRQHGVEIVFTAPIFNEFVVRLHQPIKEVNQRLFEKGIIGGYDLSLTYPGLKNCMLIAVTELRTREEIELLAKELGDIHE
- a CDS encoding HNH endonuclease signature motif containing protein produces the protein MKFTKEYLYQKYVVEGLSAEAIAKNVGCSRDQVKGKLRRYGIRKKPFKVGNELYDNREWLYNQYVKLEKGYTVIASELGVSYSTILSRILYFGWELRGHNEIDKGAPRRGAKHKESSLLKIKKSRVKKRINTSCTYCHKEFEIVLSAFHKSERNFCNQTCFRSFLKDNRVITEDITNSAAYKEWRLKVYKRDGYRCKMPGCYSQSRDIAAHHIYPKKTYPELKFEVSNGITLCKTCHEKTYGKEEQFIKMLVRVVQRMND
- the gcvPB gene encoding aminomethyl-transferring glycine dehydrogenase subunit GcvPB, which encodes MNNNDQLLIFEMSQPGRIGYSLPELDVPEQDVSNLLPAGFLREEEPELPEVSELDIMRHYTALSKRNHGVDSGFYPLGSCTMKYNPKINEDVARFEGFAHIHPLQQEETVQGALELMYDLQEHLKEITGMDEVTLQPAAGAQGEWTGLMLIRAFHEANGDFNRTKVIVPDSAHGTNPASATVAGFETITVKSGDDGLVDIEDLKRVVDETTAALMLTNPNTLGLFEENILEMAEIIHSVGGKVYYDGANLNAVLSKARPGDMGFDVVHLNLHKTFTGPHGGGGPGSGPVGVKADLIPFLPKPVLVKEGETYRFDYDRPQAIGRVKPYYGNFGINVRAYTYIRSMGPDGLKAVTEYAVLNANYMMRRLAQHFDLPFDRHCKHEFVLSGKRQKKLGVRTLDIAKRLLDFGYHPPTTYFPLNVEECIMIEPTETESKETLDAFIDAMIQIAKEAEENPEVVQEAPHTTVVGRLDETTAARKPILRYERPLQNA